The following nucleotide sequence is from Acidobacteriota bacterium.
TATGGACCGAATGTTCCAATCATGGTTGGCGTTGATCAAGACCCGATTGTGCAGGGTCAAAAACTGGTGCCGCATACTGCCTATTCGGTTAAGGTCATGTCCATAGGGTTTTTAAATCGCGGAGATAAGCCAGTGGTTTGGCGCGGTCCTATGTTGCATACGGCGGTCAGACAATTTTTGTATGACGTTTTGTGGGGGGAACTTGATTACCTGATTGTCGATATGCCACCGGGAACCGGGGATGCGCAATTAAGTCTTGCGCAACTGGTGCCGGTTCAAGGAGCGATTGTGGTGACGACGCCTCAAGAGGTATCTATGAGCGATGTCAGAAAGGCGATTAACATGTTCGAGCAGGTTCATATTCCTATTCTCGGGGTAGTGGAAAATATGAGCTATTTCATGTGTAATAAATGTGCTGAAAAACATTATATTTTTGGTACCGGTGGCGGTGAGGAACTGGCAAGAAAATTCAATATCAAATTACTGGGACAGGTTCCCCTGGCAACCAATGTCAGAGAAGGCGGAGATGCCGGTTTACCTGTGGTGGTCGGCGATAAGGGAAGTCCACAAGCAACTGCCTTAACTGAAATAGCTGAAAATGTCGCTATGGAGATTGTCGTCAAAAGTTTGTCTGAAAGCCGACTCCCGGTTATTAACCTGGGTGACAGCCGCGGGGATAGTTTTTCGGTTTAAGCAATGGAAAGTTGAAAAGCGATGAACGGCAAACTATAATCTGGATTGAACAGTAGATTGAAGTCAGGATTGAGAAAACTCCAATATAATTTTGAAACCATTTTTAAGAGGAAAAAATAGATGAGCGCAACACTAACAATGGATTTGACACTTACGGAAGCCGCGATTGGCGAAGTCAAGAAATTTATGGAAGCTGAGAATGCCGGAGAAGAAGCGGGTTTAAGAATTCGTGTGGTTCCCGGCGGTTGCAGCGGTTTTTCCTATTCCATGCAAATTGAAGATAGCCCACGCCCTGGTGATGATATTCTCACCCAGAATGGCTTGAAAGTTTTCGTCGATAAATTTTCCAGACAATATCTGGAAGGCGTTCAAGTTGATTTTGTCAATTCAGTAATGGGGTCAGGATTTACCTTCAATAATCCGAATGCCACAGGGAGTTGTGGCTGCGGCAGTTCATTTTCGGTTTAATTCATTAGTCCTTATTCGATTAATTGCCCTTTATTTTTCCGCCTGTTGATTTAAAATTCAACTCGCTCAATGAACCATTAAAGGGCAATTAATCAAACTCAAGCAATTTTGCAGTACACGGTAGTATTCAAAACACAAGTAGGTTTTGCCTGGAAATTCAACGAAGGGTAAGTTTCCGGGCATCATCTAAAACCAACCCTACTGAGACGCTCAGTAAGCCTCAGAATCCATTGGATCCTAAATTTTAATAAGGAGAGATTATGCTACCAGTGTCATTTACAGACCTTCCATTTTTGTTGATTCAGGGAAAGCCGTTTAAACTGCCAGACGATTTTCAATCACATTTTGACATGGCACTCATGTGGTTGCATTTCATCGCGGGTATCATCTGGATTGGGCATCTCTATTTCCTCAATTTTGTGAACGTCAATTTGATGAAAGTGCTTGATGGACCGACCAAAAGCAAACTCATTCCGCAATTGATGCCCAGAGTTTTCTGGTGGTTTCGTTGGGGAGCGGTGATAACCGTGTTTGTCGGCATAACCTACTATGCCATGTTTATTCTAGGCTCCAGCGCGAGAAATGCGAGAAGTGGCGGAATGACATCTGCCAATACCTGGTTGATTTTCTTCATCTGGTTGGTGATCGTGTGTATCACTTTTGCCGTAACTCATCAAATCATCCATCGGGTTGATAATGGAAGCAATGGCTGGATCATTGCAATATTGGTTGGCGTAGTGATCACCTTAATGGGAATTGGGATTGTCAAGTATATGGATGGGGCGCTTGCCAATTATGCAAGTAACAAGGTGTTTTCAATTGGCATCGGTGGCGGAATGGGCGTCATTATGATGTTGAATGTTTGGGGAATCATCTGGCCCAATCAAAAACGCATCATTGGCTGGACCTATGAAAATGCCGAGAAGGGAACCGCCATTCCAGCGGAATCCGCGAAACTTGCGCGAAAAGCCTTATTGGCATCGAGAATGAACCTTTGGCTTTCCATCCCGATGTTATTTCTCATGCGGGCATCCACACACTTTACGATGTTTGGGCAATAGGTCGAAAGCGGCAATGTAGCGATTTCCCTTTTGATCAGGAAATTATTGAGGTAAAAAAAATGAAGTTAAATAGAATCATAATAACCATGTTCATGCTTTTGTCTCTGGTTGGTTCAGGGTTATCGAACCAACCGGAGGTGGGAGATCAGGCACCGGATTTCAAACTGATGAATCAGGAGGGCAAACCGGTTCGGCTAAAAGATTTTCGCGGGAAATGGGTCGTTCTTTATTTCTACCCGAAAGATTTCACCTCCGGTTGTACGCTTGAAGCGAGAAATTTTCAAAAAGATTTAGCGCTTTATGAAGAGCACCAAGCGGTAATTTTAGGGGTGAGTGTAGATGATGTGGAATCGCACAAAAATTTCTGCGCCAAAGAAGGGTTGAATTTTAAACTGCTGGCAGATACCGACCAGAAGGTATCGGAAATGTACGATTCGTTAAAAGATTACAACGGTAAAAAATATTCTGCACGGAATACCTTCATCATCGACCCGAAAGGCAAAATTGCCAAGGTCTTTATTGACGTCAAACCCGCAAAACACAGCGAAGAAGTGCTTGCCGCTTTAGCCGAACTAAAGGGTAAAAAGTAAACCTGTACAGATGAGTTGGTGTAAGCTCAGGTTTGTGGTTTTACCTGGGCTTATTTTTTTGCTGCCGATTAAAGCGAAGTCTAGGGTGTGTTTGCTAATTCGTTGTTTTAAAAATAGTTTAAATGAATGCAAGGTTAGTATTAACTTTAAATGTCGGCGAGCCTACGTTTAAAGTGCTAGCCAGGAAGGAATATGATGGCTGAAAATTTTTTAACCAATCAATCCCCATTAATTGATACCCATAAAATGTTGGGTGCCACCTTTTTGGATGACTCGGGGTCTCAGATGCCTGCTCGATATGGTTCGATTGAAGAAGAAATCCACCTCGTAAGAAATCAAGTCGGATTAATGGATTTATCAAACACCGGCATAATAAAAATCGGCGGTTCGGAGGGAGCGCAATTCCTGCAAGGGCTGGTTTCAAACGATGTGAAAATGCTTCAAGTGAATCAAGGAGTGCGGGCTGCTTTTTTGACCGGTCACGGAAAAGTAAAAGCTTTTTGCCTGATAATTAAATTGGAAAATGAGTATCTGGTAATCAATGACCCGCAAACCCATCAAAAGATATTCAATTATGTTTTTCCATTTTCGTATGCCGGCGATTTTTTGGTTGAAGATATTTCAAGTAATCTCAAAATTTTATCGATTCAGGGACCTAACGCTTTACTGGTTTTAAAAGAAGTTAGTTTTGAACCGGTGGAACTTTCGGACAATTATTCGTGGATGAAGACTGTCATCGCTGACCACCAGGTTATCATTATCAAGCACAGTCGAACCGGAGAATTGGGATTTGACCTTGTGGTTCCGGGAAACGGATTAATCGAAGTTTGGGATTTCCTGATGATGAAAGGTAAGTTTCATTCGCTGGCGACTGTTGGATTAAATGCTCTGGATATACTGCGTATTGAAGCCGGTGTTCCTAAATATGGATTGGATATTGATGAATCGAATATGTTATTGGAAGCTAACTTGGAAGATATTGTGAGCTTTACTAAAGGGTGTTACACAGGACAGGAAGCCGTTGCCATGGCTACCTATAGAGGTCATGTGAGTAAAAAGCTGACGGGTATCCTGATGGATGAAAAGGTGAGTATTGAAACCGGAGATCAAGTTTTTTCCGGAGATAAGGAGATTGGGAAAATAGCCAGTTTCGCAAGCTCTCCGACTTTAAGAAAGAAAATTGCGCTTTCCTGTATAAAATACGGCTATTTTGATAAAGCAATTCCTGTCGAAATCAGAACGGCTCAGGGAATTGTTGAAGGTAACTTAACTCAACTACCTTTTATTCATTAGATTAAGAATAGTAAGCTGAGAAGCCAATTGATAGTTTTAGAATAGTGAAAGTTGTGGATTTAAAGTTTCAGGTGAAACTACTTTTAGTCCAAGTAGAGTTTTAAACTCATTACAGCTTCCGGGTGAATGTCCTTGAAAATGGTTATTGAAGTAGGCATAAATGCGCTGGTTACGCATTTGGAGTTTTTGAAAAATCGAAAGCCAGAGTAAAAATTCTTCCCGGCGATTGATCTGTATCCTGCCAAAATCGGTTAACTCACGAACCCCAAGCCACCTGATATAGGAAAAGTCGATTCGCTGATAATCGACAATTTCAGGAAGTTTGGCTCTGGGAAGCCATCGGCTATCGGTTAAAGCGAATGCCACGTTTACCCTTTCCAAAGTTTCAACAACCGCTTCAGTGAGCCATCCTGAGTCGCGGAACTCAACGGCGAAATGATAACCTTCGGGAAGAATTTCTAAAAACTTTTTCAAGGCGGGATGTTCGCCTGGTGATAAGTCAGGAGGGAGTTGAATCAAAATACAACCCAGTTTAGTGCCTAACAAACTCACTCGACCTACGTATTCCCGGAGCAGAGAGTGACAATCTCGTAGGCGATTTTTGTGGGTGATTTCCGAAAGCAATTTCAATGAGAAAATGAAATCATCAGGAGTTTTGTCATTCCAACCTTTCAGGGTATTTTCTGAAGGGATTGCATAGAAAGTAGAATCCACTTCAACGGAATTGAAAATTTTTGAATACAGGGTAAGGAGGTCGCTTTTCGGAGTTTTAGGCGGGTAGAATGGCCCAAACCAATCAGCATAATTCCACCCTTGCGTTCCGATATAAACCTCTTGATTAATCATCAAACTTCCTCAAATGATTAACCTGAATTGAGATTCAGCTGGCGGCGTTATTGGCATTCCAGTAACGGTTATCGTAGTATTTGCGAATTTCATCTGTGCCTTCAACCAGCGCGGTTTTTAGGGACTCATCATCCAAATTATTTCCAGTCACTAAGTATTCACCATTGGCTTCGGGCTTAATCGTAATAATTCCTTTGGGGGTTGCCATTTCAATGGTGCCATGCCATTTCGATTCATCAAAAACAATGACACTTTTATTGCCGCCAAAAGCATAAACCCGCTCATCGCCGGCTTTCACGAAAGAGACGCCGTGTTCACTCCACAATTTCTCCATCAATTCCTGGAGCGACGATAATTCTTTTGAAAATTTGCCTTTAAAACTTAACTTATCTATTGATGTAGACATTTTTTTGCCTCGATAGTTTTGGGGACTTAGGCAACTGCCCAAGTATTAGTGAACCGTTCAGCCGCGACCTTCCCAGCCAATCTGTTTGAGATTCCCATTTTCGACGATTACCGGAACCGTTGGGTCGTCATTTGAGTAAGAAAACATTTCCTTGCGATATTGTAAATTATCCTGAGCATTGCGATCCTCGAAAGGGATGCCTCTTTGTGTGTAATGCTCTCTGGCTTTTTGACAATGTGGGCAACCCGGTTTGGTATAAATAATAACACTCATTGTACGCTCCTTAATTGTAATCCATTTAACTTTTGCACAGTTTAGCAAAGCGTGTCATACCTGCCAAGTTTATGGGAGAGCATACTATCTGGCAAAATCAACCATCGGGTGCTATGTTTTACCGCAATCCAAAAATAAAAAGGAATGAATGGTATCGTGAAAGATGAGCGTGAAAAATTAAAAGCCGATGCTGCGAGGCGAGCGGTCGAATTTGTAAAACCGAGCATGATTGTTGGGTTAGGGACAGGGTCAACGGTTTTTTATGCCTTACAGGAAATCGGAAAGCTGATCTCAAATGGTTTGGAAATAACCGGAGTGGCAACCTCGATTGGCACCGAGAATCTGGCGAATGAATTAAACATTCCGCTTATAAGTTTTAATGAGGCAGAAACCATTGACCTGGTAATTGATGGCGCAGATGAAATAGACCCCGAATTGAATATGATTAAAGGCGGCGGCGGGGCACTTACCAGAGAGAAATTGATTGCCCTAAATGCGAAGCAGCGCATCATCATCATTGATGAGACAAAACTGGTTTCCCGATTAGGAGAAAAATACCGGTTGCCGGTTGAGGTTTTACCCTTTTGCTGGAGACCCGTCAGTAACCAATTAGTGATGCTCAATTGTTCGCCGCAGCTTAGAAGAAATTCAAATTCCATACTTGAGACTGATAACGGAAATTATATCCTTGATTGTCAATTTCCGGGGATTGATGAGGCGGGCGAGTTGGAGAGGGAAATCAAATTAATATCCGGGATAGTTGAATCGGGATTATTTATAGGGCTGGCCGATATCGTTGTGGTGGCAGGCGCAACTGGAGTCAACCTGCTTTATAAAAAGGGTTGATCGATTATTTTCACTCCATAACACGGGTTGCCTTTTGAACCTGAAAAGGCAATTAAAAAAAATGGTCTGTCATCAATGAGGGGGAGTGTATTGGAAAACCTGGATTGGCGGGATCAGATTTTCGGAAAGTTTCAACGATTGGTTCAAATTCATCTCTGTAATCAGATTGTTGAGGTGCCGGAAAATAATAATCTGTTACGCTGCTTTCAATTCATCAAGGTTGAGGCGATTTCGTTAGGCGATTATTGCTGGAACGGGGATTGTAGCAATTGCCTTGTTGATTACCGGCAGGAAAACGGGGAAATCAAAACCGCCATGGCCTGTCGTATGAATGTCAAGCCAGGGTTGATCATTACGCAATTAAGCGAGAATTTAAAAGATGATTTACTCGGAGGTTAACTCTGTTGAAGAAAAACGTATCGATAAATCATATCGGTCAACGCATCAATAGCAATCTCCTTATCCAGTTCACAGCATTCGGAAATATAATCCTGCGATAAATCAAAAACCACCCGATGGACGATGAAAGCTGCTGTGTCAGGGTCTACCTCACAGGTTAATCCGGCTTTTTTTGCCAGCGAAATCAATTCTCTTAATTTGGAAATCGATTTCTGCATCACCGCCTTTCGCCGCTCAGCAAACTCCGAATCTTTAATCACCATTTCATGAATAGCGCGCTGTAAGCCGGTTCTTTTTCCTTCATTATCCAGCGCATTGGCAATCGCCAGACGAATGTTTCCACGCAGGTCTTTATCGAATAAATGTTCCGGACCAATGGTGTCAAAGATGTCATTGGACAGGTCATTGGACAGGCGGTCAAAAATCGTTAATAGAATCTGTCGCTTGTCTGCAAAGTAGGTATAAAAGGAACCGACACTCACCCCAGCTTCAGCGGCTATGTCATTAGAAGAGGTTTTTTCATAGCCTTTGGTATTGATGAGTTGAATCGCTGCTTGAATGATTTTTTCGCGGGTCTGTTTGCTTCGTTCTTGTTTAGGGGCGGATGATATAGATGCCCCTATAGAGTCTGCCATTTTATCCTCCACTGGGTTAGATTAAAGGAAAATATAGCAGTTAATCGCCAATTAAGTCTAAGTAAAGTTATGTTCACCTGCTCTTTTCCGAATGCGGCGGCGCGATTAATTTACTCCTTGAGTCAGAACCGGCAGTTTAATGTGCCGAGGTTTTAAATCTGTGATTTGTAAATCCTTTTTCTCAATAGGGTGATAAAGCGTATCTCTTTCCACAGGAATGCGTCCGGCTTCGATAACCAATTTTTCAATGTCGGCTTTGGTCAAATGATTGCTATTGCCTTCCGCCAGATACGATTCCATCAAGGTTCCCCCGTCATTGATGGTGCCATCCAGGTCATCTGCGCCGAATCGTAAAGCGACTTGAGCAATGGTTTTTCCGAGCATCACCCAATAGGCTTTGATATGCGGAATATTGTCGAGCATTAAACGGGAAATGGCGATGGTTTTTAATGAATCAATCGCCGAAGGTCCGGGCAAACCGGATAACTCTGTGCCTTCAGGATGAAATGCCAGCGGGATAAAGCACATAAATCCGCCGGTTTTATCTTGAAGTTCGCGCAGTTGAATCAGGTGATCGATGCGGTCTTCGTAAGTTTCAAGGTGGCCATAGAGCATCGTGGCATTGGTTTTAATGCCGTGGTTATGCACTTTCTCCGATAATTCCAACCAGCGTTCACCGGAGGTTTTATGGGCGCAAATTTTACTGCGTGTAGGTTCGCGCAAAATTTCTGCGCCGCCACCCGGACAGCTGTCGAGTCCGGCTTCAATCAACCCTTCGATAACCGCTTCATCGGTCATTCGGCAGGTTCGGGTCAGATGATCCAGTTCGACCATCGTAAAAGCCTTCAAATGCATGTCCGGGAAGTTGGCTTTTAGCTCCTTTAACATTGAGGTGTAGTAAGCGAATTGAAATCGTGGATGTAATCCCCCGACGATGTGTAGTTCACGCGCGCCCTCTGCATAAGCTTTGCGGGCGACTTCGACACATTCGTCAACCGACCATTCATAGGCTTCAGGATGGCGAATGCGACGATAGAAGCCACAAAATACACAATCCGAGACGCAGATGTTGGTATAGTTCATATGGCGATTCACATTATAGTAGGTCAAATCGCCATTGATGCGCTCACGTGAAAGGTTTGCCATTGCTCCTATGGAAATCAGGTCGTGGTGTGCGAAAAGTTTTACTCCGTCTTCAAATGACAATCGCTCGCCATTTTGAACCTTCTCGGCAATGGGTTGTAGCTCCTCAGAAATCAAACTAACGGTCATAAAGTCTCCAATGGATTTAAAGCTTTAAATGTTCGCTCACCCCGATTATACAAATAAGCGCGGAACCGTCCAAATTAGGCTTCAATTCTTTCCGGAAAATAGAAAAATCAATAGTCCGATTATGATAATGAGCGTCAGAACAAAAAAGAAAATTTTCCAGAAACTATAGGGGCGTTCCCCTTGAACCAAACCGGTTCGCGCGTTAATCATCACTTGATAAGGTTTTTGACGGAATCGATAAGCGCCTAAAAATACCGGCAGGAGAATATGTTTAAAGGTAATGCCGGAATAATGCGAACGATAATGATGAATGCGTTGCTCATCGCCGCCAATATCTTGACGAATGGCGTTTTCTATCGAAGGCACCATCTGTTGTTTGGCAATTTCAAACCCCGCTTGCAATTCGATTTCATAACGTTGGGCTTTAAAGCCGGCAATAAAAGCCGGTTCATAGGCTTTCAGGCTATGCAAATCCCAAGGCTCAAGGGTTCTTAATCGTTCTGTAGCGATAGATTTTGTCGCCGCAACCAGTAAATCATCAAACCAGTTTTCAACCTGTCCACCCGCCGCATACCAACGGGTTTTTTGAACCTGTCGGGTGCGACGCACGGAATTTCCCTGAGCGTCGGTTTGGGTAAACTCTTCGGTGACGTAGTAATGTTCGCCGCGCTCGCCCTCATAAAAGGTTGTCGCATGGGCATCGAAAGTCCAGTAAGGCAGATAGATACCACTTGCTCCTTCGCGGTAAGCCAGGTGCTTTAAGGCGTTCGGCGCGAACCACCGGGTTGACAACCATTTTTTCAAGGCTTCATCGGCATTTTGTTGGTTTAAGGAAAAGGGAAGAATGCCCTCAGGGGCAACCAAGGGATCAGCAGCCTTTGGCTGAGCGACAATCTGACTTCCACAAAACGGACATTCGCCTGCCACCTGCGGAGGCGCGAAAGTAACCGTGGCGCTGCAACTATTACATTTGACCTCAAGGGCATTGGTGTAGAGGACTGCCAAATGTTTATCTGAGATTTGCAGGTATTGCTCGAATGCCCGTTCATTGACTTCGTCGGCAGATTGCGGAATCGGTTCTTTTCGACCGCAGAATGGGCAAGTTAAGCAAGCGTCTCTGGCATCATAAAGCAAATCGGCGCTGCAACTCGGGCAGGGGTAGCGATGAATTTTTTCAGCCATAGATGGGAAATTCAGTTGAGCAAAAAGAAACTCCCACCACCTTTATCACTCCGCGGTAGTGGGAGTTTCTTCAAAAAACAGAAACCAGACCTTGAAAAATAAATAGGAAACTATTCATTGCTGTGAACGATACTTTTTAATTCCGAACGCAAGCGTTCAATCTCTTCGATTTTCTGAGCGATGCTATCGAATAAAGCGAATTGACTTTTAATGCCCTCGCCGATTAAAAAAGCTGCCGATTCCGAGCGGCTCTTGAAAATTCCCGACTGCACAAGGGCATCAAGTTTTTTAAGCGAATCCTCATTGACCCGAACCATGACGACATGGTCGCGCGATGACAGGGCAGATTCAATCGCTTTGCTGATCGACTCCGTGGCTTTACTCATAACTTCTCCGGTCTTCTGCGCGACTTCTTTTACAGAATCCTTTACAGAAGAAGCGATGTCCTCAAAGGTGTTTGATTGAGGAGGTTCAGGATTATCAATCCGTTTGACAATTATTTCATCATTATCCGGCGATTTCTCTTCGATAATAACATCTCCTGGTGTATTCATTAAAAATGCTCCTTTCTCAACATCGTTACGATGGTAGTTGTTTCTCCATTTCAAAATTTCACGAAACCGGTTTCTTACTGGTTATCTAGAATTTTGGCTTAATCCATTCCAACCTAGCAAGGCAATCAGTAAGAAATAAACAAATATACTGCGACCTGAATTAAAAAATAACTGCCTGAAGTAGTGGTTACGAAAGCACTGGCGCGCGGGTTTAAGGGGAATGATTCGCGAGAGCAGGGTGGAATGGAATTTTCATTCCACCCTTAAATGCGGGTTACAAGAGTCTGCGAAACAGATTAAAGCCGATGACATATTTGCTTAACGGTAATCCGCTAAAACTCGAATTGTAGCGACTGGTTGTGGTGTTCTGGGAGTTGGTAAAGGTAAGGGCGAAGGCGTGGCGACCCAGCCGTTTTTCAATGCCGAAGCCGATAGCCGGTTTGGAACGATTTTCAAATCCCGTGAATTGAAAAGTCACAGGATCAAAAGTCTGAATAACCTGGCCGGTCTTAAATCCAACACGGGGAACAAACTCAAAGAGCAAAGAGGTGCTTGGTCTGATTCGGGCATTTATGCCGAAACCGAAAGAGCCTGAGTGTTTCCCCAGGCTTAAATTACGCGCGGCTTGAGCAACCTCCGGCGGTTGATTGCGCGGCGATGGATTGAAGCGACTGTTGCCATTGGCATTCAGATGGAGCGCAGGGGAGAAAAACAGATCGACATATTTCGTCAGGCTGCGAGCCAGCATCGCCTGCAGGTTGAAGGTGAAATTATCGGTGAAGTTATCATTGCCCTCGACGCTTGCGTAGGTTGACAGGGCGATGGGGGAGTTTCCGGTTTCATCCAATAAATGGTAACCGAATCCGAGTTCGATGGTTTTACAAAATTCTCTGAATTCACAAAGCGGTGTTCTGTGAGCTTTCAGATATAAGCGATCCGTAACCCCATAAGTAAACGCGAGGGAAGAGGCGGAAAAACTGTCCAGTCCAAACAACTGGTCAATCCCGCTATCATTGATTGGCGCTGAGAACCTATGGGTGAAATGGACATTCAAAGCATGTTTGGCGATGCGTTTGGGAGTCGGAAGGTTGATTATTTGATAATCATAATTTTGAACGGGCATTTGCGGTTGCGAATCTGTTTGCGATACCGATGGGGGCGCGGTTGACACGAGTTCCGCTTCGACAGGGGAATAAGATTTGGTGTTGGTATCAATGCGAATTCGTTCGCCATTCACCTCAACATAGGCGACTCCGGAGGATTCAGGGTCGAAACTCACTTTTATATTTGAGGCGGGTTTGGCTTTTGGTGGCAGGTCAGTAATCGTCAATTCGCTCGATGCGGTAGTCGTCGGGTCACCGAATACTGGCGAACCGGTTAACCGGAATTTCCCCGGTTTATCAGGAGAAAACTCAATCTTTTCTGTGGCATCTTGATTAACAATTTTGTCGATTCCAAAAGCCGGTAAGGCGATTTTGTAATCTTGATCAAGCGATTGAATGAAGAGGGTTACGGTTGATCCCTTGGGGACAGCAATTTTTTCAGGGAAGAGTTGCGAATTTACAACTGTTATTTTGATCTCGGTTTGGGCAAAGACTTGATAGGTGGTCGAAGCTGAAAAGATGATCGGAAAGGTCAATACCAAAAGCGATGTCAAAATGAGCTGAACTGATTTTTGGTAGATGGACATAGCTTATCTCCTTTGTGGCGAAATGGTAAATCGGGATTTTTAGGTACAGCCTGATGCTCAAGAAAAGCGGCATCAGGCTTTTGCTTTTTTTGAGGAAAGGTTATTTTGCTACGCATCCAGCAGTGCAGCAAGTTCCGGTGGTGTGGTAGCAGGGGAGAGACAGGTATAATTTTGACACAAATAAGCGGTTGGCAAACCCTGAATGGCAACTTTTCCATCAATTAATTTGAAGTTTGCCATTGCGGTTTTGTCTTCAGGGTCAACCAGAGCAATGACTTTATTGGGAATGAATCGGGAATAGATTTCCTTTATATATTGCTTGATTTCATGAGACGATGGCTCACCAACCAGCACGAATTCCGCCGCCTCGTCCAGATAAAAATCGAGCGCGCAAAGCGCATATCCGAAAGCCGTTGGGTAACGTTTCATTGCCGGTTGAATCATCCGTAAAATCGTCGTGGCATAATTGGCATAGGTGTGCTCACCGGTAATGATTGCGAGTTTTTGTAAAACCAGTGAGACAACCGAATTACCTGAGGGAATGGCATTATCGAAAAAATCTTTATTGCGGGTAATCAATGATTCGTGATCTGACGAAGTAAAATAAAACCCTCCATCCTGCTCATCCCAGAAATATTGAAGCATCTGGTCAGCAAGTGATTTAGCCTGATTGAAGTAAGTAATCTCAAAGGTACATTCATAAAGTGATAAAAATCCTTCGGCGGCGAAGGCATAATCTTCAAGATAAGCGTTCAACTTCGACAATTGATTTTTATAGGTGCGGAGCAATCGACCTTGGCGAATTAAATTTTGCATAATGAAATCGCCATTTCTTCGCGCAATTTCCCGGTAATCATCACGCCCCAGTATATTGGCAGCTTCGGCAAAAGCCGTGAGCATCAAGCCGTTCCAGGAGGTGATGATTTTGTCATCCAACCCCGGGCGAATCCTTTGCAGGCGTTTATAAAAAAGGGCTTTGCGACCTTGCTGGAGGATATCGTTTAATCTGGCAGTGGAAAGTTGATGCTCCTGGGCAAAGCTGTCCAAGGGCTTCTTTATATGGATGATGGAATTTTGGCGCTCAAAATTTCCGGCTTCGGAAATGTCATAAAAATCGCAAAAAATTTCACCGACCTCCTCACCCAGTAACTCAACGACCTCATTTCGTTGCCAGACATAAAACTTTCCCTCGACGCCT
It contains:
- the mqnE gene encoding aminofutalosine synthase MqnE; protein product: MTVSLISEELQPIAEKVQNGERLSFEDGVKLFAHHDLISIGAMANLSRERINGDLTYYNVNRHMNYTNICVSDCVFCGFYRRIRHPEAYEWSVDECVEVARKAYAEGARELHIVGGLHPRFQFAYYTSMLKELKANFPDMHLKAFTMVELDHLTRTCRMTDEAVIEGLIEAGLDSCPGGGAEILREPTRSKICAHKTSGERWLELSEKVHNHGIKTNATMLYGHLETYEDRIDHLIQLRELQDKTGGFMCFIPLAFHPEGTELSGLPGPSAIDSLKTIAISRLMLDNIPHIKAYWVMLGKTIAQVALRFGADDLDGTINDGGTLMESYLAEGNSNHLTKADIEKLVIEAGRIPVERDTLYHPIEKKDLQITDLKPRHIKLPVLTQGVN
- a CDS encoding DUF5777 family beta-barrel protein — translated: MSIYQKSVQLILTSLLVLTFPIIFSASTTYQVFAQTEIKITVVNSQLFPEKIAVPKGSTVTLFIQSLDQDYKIALPAFGIDKIVNQDATEKIEFSPDKPGKFRLTGSPVFGDPTTTASSELTITDLPPKAKPASNIKVSFDPESSGVAYVEVNGERIRIDTNTKSYSPVEAELVSTAPPSVSQTDSQPQMPVQNYDYQIINLPTPKRIAKHALNVHFTHRFSAPINDSGIDQLFGLDSFSASSLAFTYGVTDRLYLKAHRTPLCEFREFCKTIELGFGYHLLDETGNSPIALSTYASVEGNDNFTDNFTFNLQAMLARSLTKYVDLFFSPALHLNANGNSRFNPSPRNQPPEVAQAARNLSLGKHSGSFGFGINARIRPSTSLLFEFVPRVGFKTGQVIQTFDPVTFQFTGFENRSKPAIGFGIEKRLGRHAFALTFTNSQNTTTSRYNSSFSGLPLSKYVIGFNLFRRLL
- a CDS encoding thioredoxin domain-containing protein codes for the protein MKPKSPANRLINETSPYLAQHAYNPVDWYPWSDEAIEKSRREDKPILLSIGYSACHWCHVMAHESFENAAIATLMNELFICIKIDREERPDIDAIYMNAIQMLTGHGGWPLTVFLTPQLKPFYGGTYFPPEDRRGMPGFPKVLRTIADAYHTKRNEIEDSAKAITEELQKTNRFFVSNEMLTVELLHNAFNSLSLSFDPQYGGFGNAPKFPPSMTLMFLLRYYRRTQSPDALKMVEETLQQMANGGLYDHLGGGFARYSVDQFWLVPHFEKMLYDNALLARAFLQTFQITQNPFYSRIAEEILEYIYRDLTDKTGGFYSAEDADSEGVEGKFYVWQRNEVVELLGEEVGEIFCDFYDISEAGNFERQNSIIHIKKPLDSFAQEHQLSTARLNDILQQGRKALFYKRLQRIRPGLDDKIITSWNGLMLTAFAEAANILGRDDYREIARRNGDFIMQNLIRQGRLLRTYKNQLSKLNAYLEDYAFAAEGFLSLYECTFEITYFNQAKSLADQMLQYFWDEQDGGFYFTSSDHESLITRNKDFFDNAIPSGNSVVSLVLQKLAIITGEHTYANYATTILRMIQPAMKRYPTAFGYALCALDFYLDEAAEFVLVGEPSSHEIKQYIKEIYSRFIPNKVIALVDPEDKTAMANFKLIDGKVAIQGLPTAYLCQNYTCLSPATTPPELAALLDA